In Carya illinoinensis cultivar Pawnee chromosome 9, C.illinoinensisPawnee_v1, whole genome shotgun sequence, the following are encoded in one genomic region:
- the LOC122274983 gene encoding solute carrier family 40 member 2-like isoform X1, with product MVREPPLGQQDQQPSSQDDSLRNSLLTYLYVGHFLARWGARMWEFSVGLYMISIWPDSLLFAAIYGVVESASTALFGPIVGQWVDRLTYVKVLRLWLIAQNLSFIIAGATVIALVEFSTLKSSNFTAFISLVVLTNISGAVAVLSTLAGTILIEREWVVVISEGHPPENLTKINSIIRRIDLISKLIAPVITGFIISFVSLTASAVTLALWNAISVWVEYWLFISVYNGIPALGESSQRRISRLSSSVVGESSSTSKEKESMLSHDEGNSALTQKTWLMNIFEWIPWLDAGKVYLQQDVVLPGVALALLYFTVLSFGTLMTAALEWEGVPAFVIGIGRGISAVIGIGATFVYPVIQSRISTLRTGLWSIWSQWIFLLICVASILVHKSTLSAYLLMAGVATSRLGLWTFDLAVIQQMQDHVPESDRCVVGGVQNSLQSTLDLMSYVMGIIISNPKDFWKLILLSFLVVTLAALLYTLYVYLVRKHLFHVEKLLLLMVDRIS from the exons ATGGTGAGAGAGCCGCCTCTTGGCCAGCAAGATCAACAACCCTCTTCTCAGGACGATTCTCTTCGTAATTCTCTTTTAACTTACTTGTACGTTGGCCACTTTTTGGCCAGATGGGGTGCCAG GATGTGGGAATTTTCGGTTGGTTTATACATGATCAGCATTTGGCCTGACTCTTTACTATTTGCTGCTATCTATGGTGTGGTAGAATCTGCCTCTACTGCACTCTTTGGTCCCATTGTCGGACAATGGGTGGATAGGTTGACATATGTGAAG GTTCTCCGACTTTGGTTGATAGCGCAGAACCTCTCTTTCATAATTGCTGGAGCTACAGTGATAGCATTAGTGGAATTCTCAACCTTGAAGTCCTCGAATTTTACAGCATTCATCTCACTTGTGGTACTAACCAACATCTCTGGAGCAGTTGCAGTGCTTTCAACTCTTGCTGGTACCATTTTGATTGAAAGGGAATG GGTGGTCGTGATATCAGAAGGTCATCCTCCAGAAAATTtgactaagatcaactcaattaTCAGACGAATTGATTTAATAAGCAAGCTAATTGCTCCTGTTATAACTGGCTTCATTATCAGCTTCGTATCGCTAACAGCATCTGCTGTGACTTTGGCACTATGGAATGCTATATCTGTTTGGGTAGAATATTGGCTTTTTATCTCTGTATATAATGGGATACCAGCTTTAGGTGAAAGCAGCCAAAGGAGGATCTCAAGACTTTCCTCAAGTGTTGTGGGAGAGAGTTCATCAACTTCCAAGGAGAAGGAAAGCATGCTTTCTCATGATGAAGGCAATTCTGCATTAACACAAAAAACCTGGCTAATGAATATATTTGAATGGATCCCTTGGTTGGATGCAGGGaaagtttatttgcaacaagATGTTGTGCTCCCTGGAGTGGCTCTGGCTCTGTTATATTTCACCGTCCTCAG CTTTGGGACTTTGATGACAGCTGCTTTAGAATGGGAAGGTGTACCTGCATTTGTTATTGGGATAGGACGCGGAATAAGTGCCGTGATTGGAATAGGTGCAACATTTGTGTACCCAGTCATACAGAGTCGGATTTCAACACTTAGAACTGGACTCTGGTCTATATGGTCTCAG TGGATCTTCCTCCTAATATGTGTTGCCTCAATATTGGTCCATAAAAGCACTTTATCTGCATATTTGCTGATGGCTGGAGTAGCAACATCTCGGCTTGGATTGTGGACGTTTGACTTGGCTGTAATCCAACAAATGCAG GATCATGTTCCTGAATCTGATCGTTGTGTTGTGGGAGGTGTTCAGAACTCGCTGCAGTCTACTCTGGATTTGATGTCTTATGTCATGGGAATCATTATCTCGAATCCAAAG GATTTCTGGAAGTTGATTTTGTTATCCTTTTTGGTGGTGACATTGGCTGCGTTACTCTATACTCTCTATGTGTATCTTGTTCGGAAACACCTTTTTCACGTTGAGAAGCTGCTTTTGCTGATGGTTGATAGGATCAGCTGA
- the LOC122274983 gene encoding solute carrier family 40 member 2-like isoform X2: MGCQVLRLWLIAQNLSFIIAGATVIALVEFSTLKSSNFTAFISLVVLTNISGAVAVLSTLAGTILIEREWVVVISEGHPPENLTKINSIIRRIDLISKLIAPVITGFIISFVSLTASAVTLALWNAISVWVEYWLFISVYNGIPALGESSQRRISRLSSSVVGESSSTSKEKESMLSHDEGNSALTQKTWLMNIFEWIPWLDAGKVYLQQDVVLPGVALALLYFTVLSFGTLMTAALEWEGVPAFVIGIGRGISAVIGIGATFVYPVIQSRISTLRTGLWSIWSQWIFLLICVASILVHKSTLSAYLLMAGVATSRLGLWTFDLAVIQQMQDHVPESDRCVVGGVQNSLQSTLDLMSYVMGIIISNPKDFWKLILLSFLVVTLAALLYTLYVYLVRKHLFHVEKLLLLMVDRIS, from the exons ATGGGGTGCCAG GTTCTCCGACTTTGGTTGATAGCGCAGAACCTCTCTTTCATAATTGCTGGAGCTACAGTGATAGCATTAGTGGAATTCTCAACCTTGAAGTCCTCGAATTTTACAGCATTCATCTCACTTGTGGTACTAACCAACATCTCTGGAGCAGTTGCAGTGCTTTCAACTCTTGCTGGTACCATTTTGATTGAAAGGGAATG GGTGGTCGTGATATCAGAAGGTCATCCTCCAGAAAATTtgactaagatcaactcaattaTCAGACGAATTGATTTAATAAGCAAGCTAATTGCTCCTGTTATAACTGGCTTCATTATCAGCTTCGTATCGCTAACAGCATCTGCTGTGACTTTGGCACTATGGAATGCTATATCTGTTTGGGTAGAATATTGGCTTTTTATCTCTGTATATAATGGGATACCAGCTTTAGGTGAAAGCAGCCAAAGGAGGATCTCAAGACTTTCCTCAAGTGTTGTGGGAGAGAGTTCATCAACTTCCAAGGAGAAGGAAAGCATGCTTTCTCATGATGAAGGCAATTCTGCATTAACACAAAAAACCTGGCTAATGAATATATTTGAATGGATCCCTTGGTTGGATGCAGGGaaagtttatttgcaacaagATGTTGTGCTCCCTGGAGTGGCTCTGGCTCTGTTATATTTCACCGTCCTCAG CTTTGGGACTTTGATGACAGCTGCTTTAGAATGGGAAGGTGTACCTGCATTTGTTATTGGGATAGGACGCGGAATAAGTGCCGTGATTGGAATAGGTGCAACATTTGTGTACCCAGTCATACAGAGTCGGATTTCAACACTTAGAACTGGACTCTGGTCTATATGGTCTCAG TGGATCTTCCTCCTAATATGTGTTGCCTCAATATTGGTCCATAAAAGCACTTTATCTGCATATTTGCTGATGGCTGGAGTAGCAACATCTCGGCTTGGATTGTGGACGTTTGACTTGGCTGTAATCCAACAAATGCAG GATCATGTTCCTGAATCTGATCGTTGTGTTGTGGGAGGTGTTCAGAACTCGCTGCAGTCTACTCTGGATTTGATGTCTTATGTCATGGGAATCATTATCTCGAATCCAAAG GATTTCTGGAAGTTGATTTTGTTATCCTTTTTGGTGGTGACATTGGCTGCGTTACTCTATACTCTCTATGTGTATCTTGTTCGGAAACACCTTTTTCACGTTGAGAAGCTGCTTTTGCTGATGGTTGATAGGATCAGCTGA
- the LOC122277683 gene encoding uncharacterized protein LOC122277683 isoform X2, producing MESSNNNDSSNSSNNRLPLSEVVSECVKRWFKDTLKDAKAGDINMQILVGQMYYSGYGVPRDAQKGRVWITRASRTRSSVWKVSDKRPGSVWSCAVLRST from the exons ATGGAGAGTAGCAACAACAACGATAGTAGCAATAGTAGCAATAACAGGCTGCCGCTGTCGGAGGTGGTATCGGAGTGCGTGAAGCGGTGGTTCAAGGACACGCTCAAGGATGCCAAAGCTGGGGATATCAACATGCAGATATTGGTGGGCCAAATGTATTATAGCGGTTATGGCGTCCCTAGAGATGCCCAAAAG GGAAGAGTTTGGATAACAAGGGCATCGAGAACTCGCTCTTCGGTTTGGAAAGTTAGTGATAAGCGCCCAG GGTCTGTCTGGAGCTGTGCCGTTCTCCGTTCAACTTGA
- the LOC122277683 gene encoding uncharacterized protein LOC122277683 isoform X1, translating to MESSNNNDSSNSSNNRLPLSEVVSECVKRWFKDTLKDAKAGDINMQILVGQMYYSGYGVPRDAQKGRVWITRASRTRSSVWKVSDKRPGYNASDSDSDELKVDS from the exons ATGGAGAGTAGCAACAACAACGATAGTAGCAATAGTAGCAATAACAGGCTGCCGCTGTCGGAGGTGGTATCGGAGTGCGTGAAGCGGTGGTTCAAGGACACGCTCAAGGATGCCAAAGCTGGGGATATCAACATGCAGATATTGGTGGGCCAAATGTATTATAGCGGTTATGGCGTCCCTAGAGATGCCCAAAAG GGAAGAGTTTGGATAACAAGGGCATCGAGAACTCGCTCTTCGGTTTGGAAAGTTAGTGATAAGCGCCCAG GTTATAATGCCAGTGATTCAGATTCAGATGAATTAAAGGTTGATTCTTAA